A genome region from Megalobrama amblycephala isolate DHTTF-2021 linkage group LG16, ASM1881202v1, whole genome shotgun sequence includes the following:
- the LOC125248144 gene encoding integrin-linked kinase-associated serine/threonine phosphatase 2C isoform X3: protein MFGLSFCCLYTVLTSRGRQRGVIHFETVNHFGSIDSKLRKLQKLTRFSPQTPFTSGSEMDLFGDLPEPTNDPVKAKQQDEERGEKRKRDVSSEETEVEDQNQEEKKVCKDLPKLMGFVSARRGEREEMQDAHVLLPELTMTNLPSQVSRLAYFAVFDGHGGARASQFAADNLHHTLVSKFPKGDVENLEKLVRKCLLDTFRQTDEDFLKKASSQKPAWKDGSTATCMLAVDDVLYVANLGDSRNEKVEQKEGQSEEAGRFEAACQRLATEAVRRGSADNVTVILVSIAF from the exons atgtttggCTTGAGTTTTTGTTGCctttacactgttctgaccagcagGGGTCGCCAGCGTGGGGTGATTCACTtcgaaacagtgaatcattttggtTCAATTGATTCGAAGCTTCGAAaactacag AAGCTAACACGCTTTTCACCTCAGACTCCATTCACTTCTGGCTCAGAAATGGATTTATTTGGTGATCTTCCAGAACCTACAAACGACCCAG TTAAAGCCAAACAGCAGGATGAGGAACGAGGtgagaagaggaagagagacGTCAGCTCGGAGGAGACAGAGGTGGAAGACCAGAATCAAGAGGAAAAGAAAGTTTGTAAAG ATCTTCCAAAACTGATGGGTTTTGTCTCGGCGAGACGTGGCGAGAGAGAAGAGATGCAAGATGCTCACGTCCTGCTTCCAGAGCTGACCATGACCAATCTGCCCTCACAAGT cTCTCGGCTGGCGTACTTTGCGGTGTTTGATGGTCACGGTGGAGCTCGAGCGTCGCAATTTGCTGCTGACAATCTTCATCACACACTGGTCAGCAAATTTCCTAAAG GTGATGTGGAGAATTTGGAGAAGCTGGTGAGGAAGTGTCTGCTGGATACCTTCCGTCAAACTGATGAGGATTTCTTGAAGAAAGCCTCTAGCCA GAAGCCTGCATGGAAGGACGGCTCCACGGCCACATGCATGCTGGCGGTTGATGATGTTCTGTATGTGGCAAACCTGGGAGACAGTAGA aaCGAGAAGGTGGAGCAGAAGGAGGGGCAGAGCGAAGAGGCGGGGCGATTTGAGGCCGCTTGTCAGCGATTGGCCACTGAGGCAGTGAGGCGGGGCAGTGCAGACAACGTCACTGTCATTCTCGTGTCTATTGCTTTCTGA
- the LOC125248144 gene encoding integrin-linked kinase-associated serine/threonine phosphatase 2C isoform X1 produces the protein MDLFGDLPEPTNDPVKAKQQDEERGEKRKRDVSSEETEVEDQNQEEKKVCKDLPKLMGFVSARRGEREEMQDAHVLLPELTMTNLPSQVSRLAYFAVFDGHGGARASQFAADNLHHTLVSKFPKGDVENLEKLVRKCLLDTFRQTDEDFLKKASSQKPAWKDGSTATCMLAVDDVLYVANLGDSRAVLCRLEQAKDSGKRKCVTLALSKEHNPTIYEERMRIQRAGGTVRDGRVLGVLEVSRSIGDGQYKRCGVISTPDLRRCQLSRNDKFVLLACDGLFKVFSADEAVQFVLDVLENEKVEQKEGQSEEAGRFEAACQRLATEAVRRGSADNVTVILVSIAF, from the exons ATGGATTTATTTGGTGATCTTCCAGAACCTACAAACGACCCAG TTAAAGCCAAACAGCAGGATGAGGAACGAGGtgagaagaggaagagagacGTCAGCTCGGAGGAGACAGAGGTGGAAGACCAGAATCAAGAGGAAAAGAAAGTTTGTAAAG ATCTTCCAAAACTGATGGGTTTTGTCTCGGCGAGACGTGGCGAGAGAGAAGAGATGCAAGATGCTCACGTCCTGCTTCCAGAGCTGACCATGACCAATCTGCCCTCACAAGT cTCTCGGCTGGCGTACTTTGCGGTGTTTGATGGTCACGGTGGAGCTCGAGCGTCGCAATTTGCTGCTGACAATCTTCATCACACACTGGTCAGCAAATTTCCTAAAG GTGATGTGGAGAATTTGGAGAAGCTGGTGAGGAAGTGTCTGCTGGATACCTTCCGTCAAACTGATGAGGATTTCTTGAAGAAAGCCTCTAGCCA GAAGCCTGCATGGAAGGACGGCTCCACGGCCACATGCATGCTGGCGGTTGATGATGTTCTGTATGTGGCAAACCTGGGAGACAGTAGA GCAGTGCTGTGTCGTTTGGAGCAGGCTAAGGATTCTGGGAAGAGGAAGTGTGTGACTCTGGCTCTCAGTAAGGAGCACAACCCCACCATATATGAGGAGCGCATGAGGATTCAAAGAGCAGGCGGGACagtcag ggACGGCCGTGTGCTGGGAGTGCTGGAAGTGTCTCGTTCTATAGGTGACGGTCAGTATAAACGGTGTGGCGTGATTTCCACTCCAGACCTGCGACGCTGTCAGCTCAGTCGAAATGACAA ATTTGTTCTCTTGGCATGTGACGGgctttttaaagtgttttctgCTGATGAAGCCGTTCAGTTTGTCCTCGACGTTCTAGAG aaCGAGAAGGTGGAGCAGAAGGAGGGGCAGAGCGAAGAGGCGGGGCGATTTGAGGCCGCTTGTCAGCGATTGGCCACTGAGGCAGTGAGGCGGGGCAGTGCAGACAACGTCACTGTCATTCTCGTGTCTATTGCTTTCTGA
- the LOC125248144 gene encoding integrin-linked kinase-associated serine/threonine phosphatase 2C isoform X2 yields MRNEVRRGRETSARRRQRWKTRIKRKRKSSKTDGFCLGETWRERRDARCSRPASRADHDQSALTSVSDCASLSIYLSIYLSILCLCVCVCSSRLAYFAVFDGHGGARASQFAADNLHHTLVSKFPKGDVENLEKLVRKCLLDTFRQTDEDFLKKASSQKPAWKDGSTATCMLAVDDVLYVANLGDSRAVLCRLEQAKDSGKRKCVTLALSKEHNPTIYEERMRIQRAGGTVRDGRVLGVLEVSRSIGDGQYKRCGVISTPDLRRCQLSRNDKFVLLACDGLFKVFSADEAVQFVLDVLENEKVEQKEGQSEEAGRFEAACQRLATEAVRRGSADNVTVILVSIAF; encoded by the exons ATGAGGAACGAGGtgagaagaggaagagagacGTCAGCTCGGAGGAGACAGAGGTGGAAGACCAGAATCAAGAGGAAAAGAAA ATCTTCCAAAACTGATGGGTTTTGTCTCGGCGAGACGTGGCGAGAGAGAAGAGATGCAAGATGCTCACGTCCTGCTTCCAGAGCTGACCATGACCAATCTGCCCTCACAAGTGTGAGTGACTGTGCaagtctgtctatctatctatctatctatctatctatcttgtgtttgtgtgtctgtgtgtgcagcTCTCGGCTGGCGTACTTTGCGGTGTTTGATGGTCACGGTGGAGCTCGAGCGTCGCAATTTGCTGCTGACAATCTTCATCACACACTGGTCAGCAAATTTCCTAAAG GTGATGTGGAGAATTTGGAGAAGCTGGTGAGGAAGTGTCTGCTGGATACCTTCCGTCAAACTGATGAGGATTTCTTGAAGAAAGCCTCTAGCCA GAAGCCTGCATGGAAGGACGGCTCCACGGCCACATGCATGCTGGCGGTTGATGATGTTCTGTATGTGGCAAACCTGGGAGACAGTAGA GCAGTGCTGTGTCGTTTGGAGCAGGCTAAGGATTCTGGGAAGAGGAAGTGTGTGACTCTGGCTCTCAGTAAGGAGCACAACCCCACCATATATGAGGAGCGCATGAGGATTCAAAGAGCAGGCGGGACagtcag ggACGGCCGTGTGCTGGGAGTGCTGGAAGTGTCTCGTTCTATAGGTGACGGTCAGTATAAACGGTGTGGCGTGATTTCCACTCCAGACCTGCGACGCTGTCAGCTCAGTCGAAATGACAA ATTTGTTCTCTTGGCATGTGACGGgctttttaaagtgttttctgCTGATGAAGCCGTTCAGTTTGTCCTCGACGTTCTAGAG aaCGAGAAGGTGGAGCAGAAGGAGGGGCAGAGCGAAGAGGCGGGGCGATTTGAGGCCGCTTGTCAGCGATTGGCCACTGAGGCAGTGAGGCGGGGCAGTGCAGACAACGTCACTGTCATTCTCGTGTCTATTGCTTTCTGA
- the LOC125248144 gene encoding integrin-linked kinase-associated serine/threonine phosphatase 2C isoform X4: MGFVSARRGEREEMQDAHVLLPELTMTNLPSQVSRLAYFAVFDGHGGARASQFAADNLHHTLVSKFPKGDVENLEKLVRKCLLDTFRQTDEDFLKKASSQKPAWKDGSTATCMLAVDDVLYVANLGDSRAVLCRLEQAKDSGKRKCVTLALSKEHNPTIYEERMRIQRAGGTVRDGRVLGVLEVSRSIGDGQYKRCGVISTPDLRRCQLSRNDKFVLLACDGLFKVFSADEAVQFVLDVLENEKVEQKEGQSEEAGRFEAACQRLATEAVRRGSADNVTVILVSIAF, translated from the exons ATGGGTTTTGTCTCGGCGAGACGTGGCGAGAGAGAAGAGATGCAAGATGCTCACGTCCTGCTTCCAGAGCTGACCATGACCAATCTGCCCTCACAAGT cTCTCGGCTGGCGTACTTTGCGGTGTTTGATGGTCACGGTGGAGCTCGAGCGTCGCAATTTGCTGCTGACAATCTTCATCACACACTGGTCAGCAAATTTCCTAAAG GTGATGTGGAGAATTTGGAGAAGCTGGTGAGGAAGTGTCTGCTGGATACCTTCCGTCAAACTGATGAGGATTTCTTGAAGAAAGCCTCTAGCCA GAAGCCTGCATGGAAGGACGGCTCCACGGCCACATGCATGCTGGCGGTTGATGATGTTCTGTATGTGGCAAACCTGGGAGACAGTAGA GCAGTGCTGTGTCGTTTGGAGCAGGCTAAGGATTCTGGGAAGAGGAAGTGTGTGACTCTGGCTCTCAGTAAGGAGCACAACCCCACCATATATGAGGAGCGCATGAGGATTCAAAGAGCAGGCGGGACagtcag ggACGGCCGTGTGCTGGGAGTGCTGGAAGTGTCTCGTTCTATAGGTGACGGTCAGTATAAACGGTGTGGCGTGATTTCCACTCCAGACCTGCGACGCTGTCAGCTCAGTCGAAATGACAA ATTTGTTCTCTTGGCATGTGACGGgctttttaaagtgttttctgCTGATGAAGCCGTTCAGTTTGTCCTCGACGTTCTAGAG aaCGAGAAGGTGGAGCAGAAGGAGGGGCAGAGCGAAGAGGCGGGGCGATTTGAGGCCGCTTGTCAGCGATTGGCCACTGAGGCAGTGAGGCGGGGCAGTGCAGACAACGTCACTGTCATTCTCGTGTCTATTGCTTTCTGA
- the zgc:162872 gene encoding BAR_ACAPs and ArfGap_ACAP domain-containing protein isoform X2 translates to MDTFLDFEECIRDSPAFRQSLDKCEGDLAELESRVEKVMKLCSQMVSAGQNYTSCNQLFLSGLAEFTAYHKNDSVIVNCLRQFNQGLQEMIQFQTMLFDQTQRAITQQLTNLLSQFVPQIRDTRREFVRIGDDLDAAVVKNAQVSRHKPVDAERATHLLLATRKCYQHFALDYCLQLNNFKVQQKLDILNSVFSYFHAQYTFFHQGFDLLRDLEPTMKTMASQLSQLSTDCAAKRKDLENTHLLVQQRDASGEAVIVCNPSDEGTIQGYLFKRSRKKNKTWKRCWFFTENNQLIYSKSHKEQPVVLFDDLRLCAVKSLDVIDRRFCFELLSVQKCCVLQADSEELKLAWINAVQGCIDMAYRDQVMDQNTQVKESSAPVLVPDPPSHPPALGVALRGNGNQRCCDCGEAEPRWASVNLGITMCIECSGIHRSLGVHLSKVRSLTLDSWEPEQLKLLCVLGNEVINGIYERNPADGLQKPSSGSPRQDKEQWIRFKYVEKRFVTRDPDGPGAETLKLRSGEKLYQASLNGDLVAMATALAEGAEVNWSNPEQEGRTALIGSAVGGSLLACEFLLQNGANVNHRDQHGQGALHAAATYGHTGQVCLLLKRGANQYAADEKGNDPLSIAIETAHADIVTLLRMARMNEEMRDSEGFFGSVGDDETFQDIFRDFSNMASHDPEKLSRRQFVRSSEDNEEKS, encoded by the exons ATGGACACTTTCCTGGACTTTGAGGAATGCATCAGAGACTCTCCTGCATTCAG gcAGTCCCTGGATAAATGTGAGGGTGATCTTGCAGAACTGGAGAGTCGTGTGGAGAAA GTGATGAAGTTGTGTAGTCAGATGGTGAGTGCGGGTCAGAACTACACCTCCTGCAATCAGCTCTTCCTGTCCGGACTGGCCGAGTTTACGGCCTATCATAAGAACGACAGTGTTATTGTG AATTGCCTGCGTCAGTTCAACCAAGGCCTACAAGAAATGATCCAGTTTCAGACG ATGCTGTTTGATCAGACTCAGAGAGCCATTACCCAACAGCTCACAAACCTGCTTTCACA GTTTGTGCCGCAGATTCGCGACACTCGCCGTGAGTTCGTACGGATCGGAGACGATCTAGATGCCGCCGTAGTGAAAAACGCTCAGGTCAGCCGACACAAGCCCGTCGACGCTGAAAGAGCGACTCACCTGCTGCTCGCCACGCGGAAATGCTACCAACACTTCGCCCTGGACTACTGCCTGCAG TTAAATAATTTCAAGGTCCAACAGAAGCTGGATATCCTGAATTCG gtcttctCGTATTTTCACGCTCAGTACACGTTTTTCCACCAGGGATTCGACCTGCTGAGAGATCTCGAGCCGACCATGAAGACGATGGCCTCACAG CTCTCTCAGCTGTCAACTGACTGCGCTGCCAAGAGGAAGGACCTGGAAAACACACACCTGCTCGTTCAGCAGAGG GACGCGTCCGGTGAGGCGGTGATTGTGTGTAATCCGTCTGATGAAGGAACGATTCAAGGCTACCTGTTCAAACGCTCGCGCAAGAAGAACAAGACGTGGAAGAG GTGCTGGTTTTTCACTGAAAATAATCAGTTAATCTACTCAAAATCACACAAG gagCAGCCTGTTGTTCTGTTCGATGATCTACGTCTGTGCGCTGTGAAATCTCTGGATGTGATCGACCGCCGTTTCTGTTTTGAGCTGCTGTCAGTGCAGAA GTGTTGTGTGTTACAGGCTGATTCTGAGGAGCTGAAGTTGGCGTGGATTAACGCTGTTCAGGGCTGTATAGACATGGCGTACCGCGATCAAGTAATGGATCAAAACACTcag GTGAAGGAGAGCTCCGCCCCTGTGCTCGTTCCAGACCCGCCCTCTCACCCCCCCGCTCTGGGCGTGGCTCTCCGTGGCAACGGTAACCAGCGCTGCTGTGACTGCGGGGAGGCGGAGCCTCGCTGGGCCAGCGTGAACCTCGGCATAACCATGTGCATCGAGTGCTCAGGCATCCACAG GAGCCTTGGCGTTCATCTGTCTAAGGTTCGATCACTCACTCTTGATTCCTGGGAGCCGGAGCAATTAAAG CTGCTATGTGTTCTGGGTAATGAAGTCATTAATGGCATTTATGAGCGTAACCCAGCAGATGGACTACAGAAGCCCAGCTCAGGCAGTCCAAG GCAGGATAAAGAACAGTGGATCCGGTTCAAGTATGTGGAGAAAAGATTTGTGACGCGTGATCCTGATGGACCTGGTGctg AAACATTAAAGCTGCGGTCCGGAGAGAAGCTATATCAGGCGTCGCTGAACGGGGATCTCGTTGCCATGGCGACGGCGCTGGCTGAGGGTGCGGAGGTGAACTGGAGTAATCCTGAGCAGGAGGGACGGACGGCTCTGATTGGTTCAGCCGTCGGG GGCTCTCTGCTGGCGTGTGAGTTTCTGCTACAGAACGGCGCTAACGTGAATCACAGAGATCAGCACGGACAGGGCGCTCTGCACGCCGCCGCCACCTACGGACACACGGG GCAGGTGTGTCTGCTGCTCAAGAGAGGAGCCAATCAGTACGCAGCTGACGAAAAGGGAAACGATCCACTCAGTATCGCCATAGAAACCGCCCACGCTGACATCGTCACTTT gttgAGAATGGCCCGAATGAATGAGGAAATGAGGGATTCAGAGGGATTCTTCGGATCTGTTG GAGATGACGAAACATTCCAGGATATTTTCCGCGATTTCAGTAACATGGCGTCACATGACCCAGAGAAGCTCTCTCGCCGTCAGTTCGTCCGCAGCTCTGAGGACAACGAGGAGAAAAGCTAG
- the zgc:162872 gene encoding BAR_ACAPs and ArfGap_ACAP domain-containing protein isoform X1, with protein sequence MDTFLDFEECIRDSPAFRQSLDKCEGDLAELESRVEKVMKLCSQMVSAGQNYTSCNQLFLSGLAEFTAYHKNDSVIVNCLRQFNQGLQEMIQFQTMLFDQTQRAITQQLTNLLSQFVPQIRDTRREFVRIGDDLDAAVVKNAQVSRHKPVDAERATHLLLATRKCYQHFALDYCLQLNNFKVQQKLDILNSVFSYFHAQYTFFHQGFDLLRDLEPTMKTMASQLSQLSTDCAAKRKDLENTHLLVQQRDASGEAVIVCNPSDEGTIQGYLFKRSRKKNKTWKRCWFFTENNQLIYSKSHKEQPVVLFDDLRLCAVKSLDVIDRRFCFELLSVQKCCVLQADSEELKLAWINAVQGCIDMAYRDQVMDQNTQVKESSAPVLVPDPPSHPPALGVALRGNGNQRCCDCGEAEPRWASVNLGITMCIECSGIHRSLGVHLSKVRSLTLDSWEPEQLKLLCVLGNEVINGIYERNPADGLQKPSSGSPRQDKEQWIRFKYVEKRFVTRDPDGPGAAVETLKLRSGEKLYQASLNGDLVAMATALAEGAEVNWSNPEQEGRTALIGSAVGGSLLACEFLLQNGANVNHRDQHGQGALHAAATYGHTGQVCLLLKRGANQYAADEKGNDPLSIAIETAHADIVTLLRMARMNEEMRDSEGFFGSVGDDETFQDIFRDFSNMASHDPEKLSRRQFVRSSEDNEEKS encoded by the exons ATGGACACTTTCCTGGACTTTGAGGAATGCATCAGAGACTCTCCTGCATTCAG gcAGTCCCTGGATAAATGTGAGGGTGATCTTGCAGAACTGGAGAGTCGTGTGGAGAAA GTGATGAAGTTGTGTAGTCAGATGGTGAGTGCGGGTCAGAACTACACCTCCTGCAATCAGCTCTTCCTGTCCGGACTGGCCGAGTTTACGGCCTATCATAAGAACGACAGTGTTATTGTG AATTGCCTGCGTCAGTTCAACCAAGGCCTACAAGAAATGATCCAGTTTCAGACG ATGCTGTTTGATCAGACTCAGAGAGCCATTACCCAACAGCTCACAAACCTGCTTTCACA GTTTGTGCCGCAGATTCGCGACACTCGCCGTGAGTTCGTACGGATCGGAGACGATCTAGATGCCGCCGTAGTGAAAAACGCTCAGGTCAGCCGACACAAGCCCGTCGACGCTGAAAGAGCGACTCACCTGCTGCTCGCCACGCGGAAATGCTACCAACACTTCGCCCTGGACTACTGCCTGCAG TTAAATAATTTCAAGGTCCAACAGAAGCTGGATATCCTGAATTCG gtcttctCGTATTTTCACGCTCAGTACACGTTTTTCCACCAGGGATTCGACCTGCTGAGAGATCTCGAGCCGACCATGAAGACGATGGCCTCACAG CTCTCTCAGCTGTCAACTGACTGCGCTGCCAAGAGGAAGGACCTGGAAAACACACACCTGCTCGTTCAGCAGAGG GACGCGTCCGGTGAGGCGGTGATTGTGTGTAATCCGTCTGATGAAGGAACGATTCAAGGCTACCTGTTCAAACGCTCGCGCAAGAAGAACAAGACGTGGAAGAG GTGCTGGTTTTTCACTGAAAATAATCAGTTAATCTACTCAAAATCACACAAG gagCAGCCTGTTGTTCTGTTCGATGATCTACGTCTGTGCGCTGTGAAATCTCTGGATGTGATCGACCGCCGTTTCTGTTTTGAGCTGCTGTCAGTGCAGAA GTGTTGTGTGTTACAGGCTGATTCTGAGGAGCTGAAGTTGGCGTGGATTAACGCTGTTCAGGGCTGTATAGACATGGCGTACCGCGATCAAGTAATGGATCAAAACACTcag GTGAAGGAGAGCTCCGCCCCTGTGCTCGTTCCAGACCCGCCCTCTCACCCCCCCGCTCTGGGCGTGGCTCTCCGTGGCAACGGTAACCAGCGCTGCTGTGACTGCGGGGAGGCGGAGCCTCGCTGGGCCAGCGTGAACCTCGGCATAACCATGTGCATCGAGTGCTCAGGCATCCACAG GAGCCTTGGCGTTCATCTGTCTAAGGTTCGATCACTCACTCTTGATTCCTGGGAGCCGGAGCAATTAAAG CTGCTATGTGTTCTGGGTAATGAAGTCATTAATGGCATTTATGAGCGTAACCCAGCAGATGGACTACAGAAGCCCAGCTCAGGCAGTCCAAG GCAGGATAAAGAACAGTGGATCCGGTTCAAGTATGTGGAGAAAAGATTTGTGACGCGTGATCCTGATGGACCTGGTGctg CCGTAGAAACATTAAAGCTGCGGTCCGGAGAGAAGCTATATCAGGCGTCGCTGAACGGGGATCTCGTTGCCATGGCGACGGCGCTGGCTGAGGGTGCGGAGGTGAACTGGAGTAATCCTGAGCAGGAGGGACGGACGGCTCTGATTGGTTCAGCCGTCGGG GGCTCTCTGCTGGCGTGTGAGTTTCTGCTACAGAACGGCGCTAACGTGAATCACAGAGATCAGCACGGACAGGGCGCTCTGCACGCCGCCGCCACCTACGGACACACGGG GCAGGTGTGTCTGCTGCTCAAGAGAGGAGCCAATCAGTACGCAGCTGACGAAAAGGGAAACGATCCACTCAGTATCGCCATAGAAACCGCCCACGCTGACATCGTCACTTT gttgAGAATGGCCCGAATGAATGAGGAAATGAGGGATTCAGAGGGATTCTTCGGATCTGTTG GAGATGACGAAACATTCCAGGATATTTTCCGCGATTTCAGTAACATGGCGTCACATGACCCAGAGAAGCTCTCTCGCCGTCAGTTCGTCCGCAGCTCTGAGGACAACGAGGAGAAAAGCTAG